A genome region from Ursus arctos isolate Adak ecotype North America unplaced genomic scaffold, UrsArc2.0 scaffold_18, whole genome shotgun sequence includes the following:
- the LOC113260294 gene encoding interferon alpha-2-like: MALSISVLLALVMLCSSPACSLDCTLRPSHPEPFVLLSQMERISILSCLKDRTDFSFPQMLVDGSKFEKTEATAVMHEMFQQIFNLFSQSGSLVAWDETPLDKFLAGLHQQLEDLETCLEEEKNVEQLLLGSENSRLAVKRYFHGIGLYLEKKKYSRCAWEVVRVEIRRCLFFVNELAGKLRK; encoded by the coding sequence ATGGCCCTCTCGATCTCTGTGCTGCTGGCCCTGGTGATGCTGTGCTCCAGCCCTGCCTGCTCTTTGGACTGCACCCTGCGTCCAAGCCATCCAGAACCCTTCGTGCTGTTGAGTCAAATGGAGAGAATCTCCATTCTATCCTGTCTGAAGGATAGGACTGACTTCAGCTTTCCTCAGATGCTTGTGGATGGGAGCAAGTTTGAGAAGACAGAAGCCACAGCTGTCATGCATGAGATGTTCCAGCAGATCTTCAACCTCTTCAGCCAAAGTGGCTCTCTTGTGGCTTGGGATGAGACCCCACTAGACAAATTCCTCGCTGGACTTCATCAGCAGCTGGAAGACCTGGAGACATGtttggaggaggaaaagaatgtGGAACAGTTACTCCTGGGAAGCGAGAACTCCAGACTGGCTGTGAAGAGATACTTCCATGGAATCGGTCTctatcttgaaaagaaaaaatacagccGCTGTGCCTGGGAGGTTGTCAGGGTGGAAATCAGAAGGTGCTTGTTCTTCGTTAACGAGCTCGCAGGGAAactcaggaaataa